A single window of Pseudarthrobacter defluvii DNA harbors:
- a CDS encoding DUF3566 domain-containing protein, which translates to MSNSDSFPKPNSAVPDGNRPSAAPRVNAPVRPQQRPAAPAGAPGQRPAAPGQRPQQGDRPVQPGQRPFQGQQGQRPSAAGQRPVQGSAGQGTPGLVKPAPKAKVRRARLLISRVDPWSVLKMAFLLSVALGIVTVVAAIVLWTVLDLTGIFDQVDSLLGTLAGSESGGFELKKVASLGQVASFATIIAVVNVVLLTALSMLSAVLYNISATLVGGIGVTLTDD; encoded by the coding sequence GTGAGTAATTCCGACTCATTTCCCAAGCCGAACAGCGCTGTTCCCGACGGGAACCGACCTTCAGCGGCACCCCGCGTGAACGCTCCCGTTCGTCCGCAGCAGCGCCCCGCAGCCCCCGCGGGTGCACCAGGCCAGCGGCCAGCCGCCCCCGGCCAGCGTCCGCAGCAGGGTGACCGCCCCGTGCAGCCCGGGCAGCGGCCCTTCCAGGGCCAACAGGGGCAGCGCCCCTCGGCTGCAGGCCAGCGCCCTGTGCAGGGATCGGCCGGCCAGGGCACCCCCGGACTGGTCAAACCGGCCCCCAAGGCGAAAGTCCGCCGTGCCCGGCTGCTGATCAGCAGGGTGGACCCGTGGTCCGTCCTGAAGATGGCATTCCTGCTTTCCGTGGCACTGGGCATCGTCACCGTGGTGGCTGCCATCGTCCTCTGGACGGTCCTTGACCTGACCGGGATTTTCGACCAGGTGGACAGCCTTCTCGGCACGCTCGCCGGCTCTGAAAGCGGCGGTTTTGAGCTGAAGAAGGTTGCCTCGCTGGGGCAGGTGGCCTCGTTCGCCACCATCATTGCCGTGGTTAACGTTGTCCTGCTTACGGCGCTCTCCATGCTTTCCGCGGTCCTGTACAACATCTCTGCCACCCTGGTGGGCGGCATCGGGGTAACCCTCACCGACGATTAG